A stretch of Scheffersomyces stipitis CBS 6054 chromosome 2, complete sequence DNA encodes these proteins:
- the ATG7 gene encoding Autophagy-related protein 7 (Autophagy-related E1-like activating enzyme ATG7) (go_funtion catalytic activity) gives MSDSDKTAARVAPKYVPISSFVESSFFTKLSELKLNEFKLDSSKRDIHGFITSPRRLNKFNDQPTLNLDLQSFDIAEKEANNLHISGELYNVNTIEEFKNINKSDLLNDWGKEVYTRLIQTESLDYKAFNWFFILTFSDLKKYKFYYWVAFPTLNAPWFVTSTRDDSLVEKHTKNITRLLENDGDSENLAFSQLYQVVGESYLDLNSIRSSRNGVFVFLDGCLNKETKPSVQLKNYLYFLAYKGFEDVDVIVYRNDGSSFQVHYELDTDSFNKNVQPKITGWERTSQGKLGPKLADLGSLINPHQLADQAVDLNLKLMKWRIAPELNLDIVKEQRVLLLGAGTLGSYVARALMGWGVRKITFVDNGRISYSNPVRQPLFSFKDCFSDNGQGEMKAARAAEALKEIFPGVSSEGISLEVPMIGHPVSDEAKSKSNFGTLSQLFDDHDIIYLLMDSRESRWLPTVLGYAKNKIVINAALGFDSYLVMRHGNLSQPEESRLGCYYCNDVVAPNDSLTDRTLDQMCTVTRPGVALMASALAVELLVSILQHPDGSKAAQDESTKFGGVPHQIRGFLHNFQQTKLYAPNYKHCSACSHTVISKFEEEGWEFVKKCLNDSGYLEEICGLKQVQEEAEKATEDLMKDMDLDDEDSEWLD, from the coding sequence ATGTCTGATAGCGATAAGACGGCCGCAAGAGTCGCACCAAAATATGTGCCCATTCTGTCGTTTGTAGAACTGTCTTTCTTTACCAAATTATCTGAACTCAAGCTTAACGAGTTCAAGCTTGATTCGTCCAAAAGAGACATCCACGGGTTTATCACCTCCCCCAGACGGCTCAATAAGTTCAATGACCAGCCCACTTTGAATTTGGACTTGCAAAGCTTTGATATTGCAGAAAAGGAAGCTAACAACCTTCATATAAGCGGAGAGCTCTACAATGTGAACACCATAGAAGAGTTCAAAAACATCAACAAGCTGGACTTGCTCAACGACTGGGGCAAAGAGGTGTACACACGCCTTATACAGACAGAGTCGTTGGATTACAAGGCGTTCAATTGGTTTTTCATCTTAACTTTTTctgacttgaagaagtacaagTTCTATTACTGGGTTGCCTTCCCCACATTGAATGCTCCGTGGTTTGTGACTTCGACCAGAGATGATTCCTTGGTAGAAAAACATACTAAAAACATCACTAGACTCCTAGAGAATGATGGAGATTCCGAAAATCTTGCGTTCTCCCAATTGTACCAAGTAGTAGGAGAGTCTTACTTAGATTTGAATTCTATTCGTAGTAGTCGTAACGGTGTGTTTGTGTTTCTCGATGGCTGTTTGAACAAAGAAACCAAACCCTCGGtccagttgaagaactacCTCTACTTCTTGGCCTACAAAGGCTTTGAAGACGTCGATGTGATCGTATATAGAAACGACGGGTCCAGTTTTCAGGTTCATTACGAGCTAGACACTgattccttcaacaagaacgtCCAGCCAAAGATAACCGGCTGGGAGAGAACGAGTCAGGGTAAGCTTGGGCCAAAATTGGCAGATCTTGGCTCGTTGATCAACCCGCACCAATTAGCTGATCAGGCTGTGGATctcaatttgaagttgatgaaatgGCGTATTGCTCCGGAACTCAACCTAGACATCGTCAAGGAACAGCGggtacttcttcttggcGCAGGTACTTTGGGAAGTTATGTGGCAAGGGCGTTAATGGGCTGGGGCGTGAGAAAGATTACGTTTGTCGATAATGGGCGTATCTCATATTCTAACCCTGTACGGCAACCTTTGTTCAGTTTTAAGGATTGTTTCAGCGATAATGGACAAGGTGAAATGAAGGCTGCACGAGCTGCTGAAGCCCTTAAGGAGATATTTCCTGGTGTAAGTTCTGAGGGTATTAGTTTGGAAGTACCCATGATTGGGCATCCGGTGAGCGACGAAGCCAAACTGAAGAGTAATTTCGGAACGCTTTCACAATTGTTTGACGACCATGACATCATCTACTTATTGATGGACTCGCGTGAATCGCGCTGGCTTCCCACGGTTCTTGGCTATGCTAAAAACAAGATTGTCATCAACGCTGCATTGGGGTTTGATAGTTATTTGGTGATGAGACACGGGAATTTAAGCCAACCAGAAGAGTCCAGGCTTGgttgttattattgtaaTGATGTTGTTGCACCCAACGACAGTCTTACCGACAGAACGTTGGACCAGATGTGTACCGTAACCAGACCCGGAGTTGCCCTTATGGCTTCTGCTTTGGCTGTAGAGTTGCTTGTTTCCATCCTACAACATCCTGATGGAAGCAAAGCTGCTCAGGATGAGAGCACCAAGTTTGGTGGTGTTCCTCACCAAATTAGAGGCTTCTTGCACAACTTCCAGCAGACAAAGCTTTATGCTCCTAACTACAAGCACTGTTCAGCTTGTTCACACACG
- a CDS encoding 60S ribosomal export protein NMD3, which yields MSNYSQMEQSQIGSQPIATVLCCNCGVPMDGSQGLVMCYDCIKLTVDITEGIPREANVSFCRNCERFLQPPQQWIRAELESRELLALCLRKLKGLNKVRLVDASFIWTEPHSRRIRVKLTVQGEAMANTIVQQTFEVEYVVIAMQCPDCAKSYTTNTWKATVQIRQKVPHKRTFLYLEQLILKHNAHVDTVSIKEAKDGLDFFYSQKNHAAKMLDFLSAVAPVKAKKSEELISVDTQSGNSQYKFSYSVEIVPICRDDLVVLPKKLAHSLGNISRLVICSKITNAVQFLDPLTLQTADLAASVYWRNPFASLLDVTQLVEFVVLDVEPTGDVRGKNVLADIEVCRAKDMGVNDHTYYIRTHLGAILHPGDSCLGYFLTNTNFNSDLWDTLDTDNTPEVVLIKKHYARKNKKNKYRQWKLKRMAKEHSDIVANDDSRQARQEQERAERDYEIFLQELEEDEELRQTINLYKAGAAPPPPPSHGDIEELEEEDEEAPQIGIDELLDELDDMTLEDHPME from the coding sequence ATGTCGAATTACTCCCAAATGGAACAGAGCCAGATAGGCTCTCAGCCTATAGCTACAGTCTTGTGTTGTAACTGTGGTGTGCCCATGGATGGATCCCAGGGACTTGTAATGTGTTACGACTGTATCAAGTTGACTGTGGATATCACCGAAGGAATTCCACGTGAAGCAAATGTGTCGTTCTGTAGAAATTGCGAGCGTTTCTTACAGCCTCCCCAGCAATGGATCAGAGCCGAGTTGGAATCACGAGAGCTTTTGGCACTCTGTTTGAGAAAGTTGAAGGGCTTGAACAAAGTTAGATTAGTCGACGCTTCATTTATATGGACGGAACCACATTCCCGTCGTATCCGAGTCAAGTTAACCGTACAAGGTGAAGCTATGGCCAACACTATTGTTCAGCAGACGTTTGAAGTAGAGTATGTTGTTATAGCCATGCAATGTCCTGACTGTGCCAAGTCGTACACCACCAACACCTGGAAAGCCACTGTTCAGATCAGACAGAAGGTTCCTCACAAGAGAACGTTCTTGTATCTCGAAcagttgatcttgaaacACAATGCCCATGTAGACACCGTATCCATcaaagaagccaaagatggtttggatttcttcTATTCCCAAAAGAACCACGCCGCAAAAATGTTGGACTTCTTGAGTGCCGTTGCTCCTGTCAAGGCCAAGAAGTCggaagagttgatttcCGTCGATACCCAGTCTGGAAACTCGCAGTACAAGTTCTCGTACTCTGTGGAGATCGTACCTATATGTCGTGACGACTTGGTAGTTTTGcccaagaagttggccCACTCGCTAGGCAACATCTCTCGTTTGGTAATCTGTTCTAAGATTACCAATGCAGTGCAATTTTTGGATCCTCTCACTTTGCAAACAGCTGACTTAGCTGCTTCTGTCTACTGGAGAAACCCATTTGCATCCTTGTTGGATGTTACGCAGTTGGTAGAGTTTGTAGTGTTAGATGTGGAGCCTACAGGTGATGTAAGAGGTAAAAATGTGTTGGCAGACATCGAGGTATGCCGTGCCAAAGACATGGGAGTCAACGATCACACTTACTACATCAGAACCCACCTAGGTGCTATCTTGCATCCAGGAGACTCATGTTTGGGCTACTTCTTGACCAACACCAATTTCAATTCCGACTTGTGGGACACATTAGATACTGACAATACTCCGGAAGTAgttttgatcaagaagcaCTACGcaagaaagaacaagaagaacaagtacAGACAatggaagttgaagagaatgGCCAAGGAACATAGCGACATTGTTGCTAACGACGATTCTAGACAAGCCAGACAAGAACAGGAGAGAGCAGAACGTGACTACGAGATCTTCTTGCAAGAATTagaagaggatgaagaGTTGAGACAAACCATTAACTTGTACAAGGCTGGAGCTGcacctcctcctccaccCTCTCATGGTgacattgaagaattggaagaagaagatgaagaagctcctcaaattggaattgacgagttgttggacGAATTGGACGATATGACCTTGGAAGACCATCCTATGGAATAG
- a CDS encoding predicted protein (go_funtion N-acetyltransferase activity) codes for MVDRKRAAAVVKSEDEDNDDVPLNKKVKMEAKQESSSEDEEDDDDEDEDERKEPDSDDDKKDVKDEGDEDEDENDDGEDDDEAEEERKRITTFNFDGESYSFKERPSVIEEKEGKIEFRVVNNDNTRENLIVLTGLKNIFQKQLPKMPREYISRLVYDRSHLSMAVVRKPLTVVGGITYRPFNNREFAEIVFCAISSTEQVRGYGAHLMNHLKDYVRATSPIKYFLTYADNYAIGYFKKQGFTKEITLDKSVWMGYIKDYEGGTLMQCSMLPSILRYLDSGKILLLQKAAIEKKIKMRSKSHVVRPGLQVFKTNKNITVDPKDIPGLLESGWSEEMDKLAQKPKRGPHYNFMVTLFSEMTNHPSAWPFAVPVNKEEVQDYYEVIKEPMDLSTMESKLENDKYDSFDQFLYDCRLIFKNCRSYNGESTTYFKNANKLEKFLNNKIKDSAEYAHFLD; via the exons ATGGTTGATAGGAAAAGGGCCGCTGCGGTGgtcaaatctgaagatgaggacaatgatgatgttcctttgaacaagaaggtCAAGATGGAGGCTAAACAGGAAAGTTCCAGcgaggacgaagaagacgacgacgacgaagacgaagacgagaGAAAGGAACCTGATTCCGA TGACGATAAGAAAGATGTAAAAGATGAGggagatgaagatgaagatgagaaTGACGATGgagaagacgacgacgaagctgaggaagaaagaaagagaattactactttcaactttgacgGGGAATCGTACTCGTTCAAAGAAAGACCTTCCGTGatagaagagaaggaaggCAAGATAGAGTTTCGTGTAgtcaacaacgacaacacACGTGAAAACCTAATTGTACTCACGGGGTTGAAAAAcattttccagaaacaaTTGCCCAAGATGCCGAGAGAGTATATCTCAAGATTGGTGTATGACAGATCCCATTTATCGATGGCTGTAGTCCGTAAGCCGTTGACTGTTGTAGGTGGTATAACGTACCGTCCGTTTAACAACCGTGAGTTCGCCGAAATTGTGTTCTGTGCCATTTCGCTGACGGAACAAGTTCGGGGTTATGGTGCACACTTGATGAACCACTTGAAGGATTACGTTAGAGCCACATCGCCCATCAAGTACTTTCTTACTTATGCCGATAACTATGCTATAGGTTATTTCAAGAAGCAGGGATTCACCAAAGAAATCACCTTGGACAAGTCTGTGTGGATGGGGTACATCAAAGATTATGAGGGAGGAACACTTATGCAGTGTTCGATGCTACCTTCCATTCTCCGATATTTGGATCTGGGCAAGATCCTCTTGCTCCAGAAAGCTGCAATcgaaaagaaaatcaaaatgaGATCAAAGTCTCACGTGGTCAGACCCGgacttcaagtcttcaaaaCGAACAAGAACATAACAGTAGACCCCAAGGATATTCCAGGACTCTTGGAGAGTGGCTGGCTGGAGGAAATGGACAAGTTGGCGCAGAAGCCAAAAAGAGGTCCTCACTACAATTTTATGGTGACGTTGTTCTCAGAAATGACCAACCATCCACTGGCTTGGCCATTTGCTGTTCCGGTTAAtaaggaagaagttcaagacTACTACGAAGTCATAAAGGAACCGATGGACTTGTCTACTATGGAACTGAAATTAGAAAACGACAAGTACGATTCGTTTGACCAGTTTTTGTACGATTGTCGTCTTATCTTCAAAAACTGTAGATCTTACAATGGCGAGTCCACCACGTACTTTAAGAACGCCAAcaaattggagaagttcCTTAACAATAAGATCAAGGATAGTGCTGAGTATGCCCATTTCTTGGATTGA
- the SOL2 gene encoding 6-phosphogluconolactonase-like protein → MCAKVYSFAESVEVANSVGKHILKLQKSAIASSDSFKIALSGGSLGNVLKKALIDNTSIASEVQWDKWEVYFSDERLVPLDHPDSNYGLFNELVLKNLPSGTKHPSLHVIDESLLTGKDGQAAGADSDKDKQIAEAYAASLPQDAKFDLILLGCGPDGHTCSLFPGHKLLNERDQLIAYISDSPKLPPRRITFTFPVLERATAIAFVAEGAGKAAILKDIFGDESSKLPSKLVNDISGVEVSWFVDNSAVEGVRVITSKY, encoded by the coding sequence ATGTGTGCCAAAGTATACTCGTTTGCCGAGTCGGTCGAGGTGGCGAATTCCGTGGGAAAGCACATCTTGAAGCTCCAAAAATCGGCTATCGCCAGTTCCGACTCGTTCAAGATTGCACTTTCCGGAGGCTCACTTGGCAAtgttttgaagaaagcTTTGATTGACAACACATCTATTGCTTCTGAAGTTCAATGGGACAAATGGGAAGTGTACTTCAGCGACGAGAGGTTGGTGCCGTTGGATCATCCCGACTCCAACTACGGTTTGTTCAACGagttggtgttgaagaacttgccTTCTGGCACCAAGCATCCATCGTTGCACGTGATTGACGAATCACTTTTGACCGGTAAAGATGGGCAAGCCGCAGGTGCAGATCTGGACAAGGACAAGCAGATTGCCGAAGCCTACGCAGCCAGCTTGCCACAGGATGCAAAATTtgacttgatcttgttgggATGTGGTCCAGACGGCCATACCTGCTCTCTTTTCCCTGGCcacaagttgttgaatgaaCGTGATCAGCTCATTGCTTACATCAGCGACTCGCCCAAACTTCCACCAAGAAGGATCACCTTCACCTTCCCAGTGTTGGAGAGAGCTACAGCCATTGCTTTTGTGGCAGAAGGTGCCGGAAAGGCTGCGATTTTGAAAGACATTTTTGGCGACGAGCTGTCCAAGTTGCCTTCTAAGTTAGTCAACGACATATCTGGGGTTGAGGTGTCGTGGTTCGTAGACAACAGTGCTGTCGAGGGAGTAAGAGTAATCACTTCCAAGTACTAA
- a CDS encoding predicted protein, whose product MGSLNTLFPGSPPRFEPHITISTNVAVDLEDADQTRKDVDKILSASAVALNSLPKNHSNLVTLGKIDSQRKFFKKLYFEVSHDPNLMSLARILRELFVILPADIEAENKKQNPQLYTSDGNGGTVRRKKSKNSSSDSEVPPKEFDTTAIQQEAARKAAHWSAVEYDPHLSLVYSDIYPIDKALWRTIKTRVQDYLNIDNCDSDELVDNGLGWDGGVFKLVLCEGDVRDWIVLGSVDVHSN is encoded by the exons ATGGGATCGTTGAATACGCTCTTCCCCGGACTGCCTCCTCGGTTCGAACCGCACATTACGATCTCAACCAATGTAGCTGTAGATCTAGAAGACGCTGACCAGACGCGAAAAGACGTAGACAAGATTCTTTCCGCGTCAGCTGTTGCTCTCAACTCGTTGCCGAAGAACCATCTGAATTTGGTTACTTTAGGCAAAATCGACAGCCAGaggaaatttttcaaaaagcTCTACTTTGAGGTGTCTCATGATCCTAATTTGATGTCACTTGCTCGGATTTTACGAGAGTTATTCGTGATATTGCCGGCTGATATCGAGGCCgagaacaagaagcaaaaCCCTCAGTTGTATACTAGCGATGGCAATGGAGGAACCGTGCGGAGGAAAAAGCTGAAAAA TTCTAGTTCTGATTCTGAGGTACCTCCGAAAGAGTTTGACACAACGGCTatccaacaagaagcagCACGCAAGGCAGCTCACTGGTCTGCCGTAGAATATGATCCACATCTCTCACTCGTGTACAGCGATATCTATCCTATAGACAAAGCGTTGTGGAGAACCATCAAAACCCGAGTTCAGGACTACTTGAATATCGACAATTGTGACAGCGACGAATTGGTAGACAACGGCCTCGGTTGGGATGGAGGCGTATTCAAGCTTGTTCTCTGTGAGGGCGATGTCAGAGACTGGATTGTCTTGGGAAGTGTGGATGTACATCTGAATTAA
- the ALG6 gene encoding glucosyltransferase required for N-linked glycosylation pathway (Dolichyl pyrophosphate Man9GlcNAc2 alpha-1,3-glucosyltransferase (Dolichyl-P-Glc:Man9GlcNAc2-PP-dolichyl glucosyltransferase)), producing the protein MAKTKKKAKGSGSQSSTHHHHQDSSTSHSIFKNSPVHDLLHNFEKAPDQWAARYVLVMTAILLRAAIGLGGYSGKATPPMFGDFEAQRHWMELTIHLPISQWYWFDLQYWGLDYPPLTAYHSYIIGKIGSFINPDWFSLNASRGIEGSDIKFFMRFMSLVSELVLYIPAVLTLANLMGKKFNLSRMDQIIISLLTINQAHLVLIDHGHFQFNSVMLGFFIYAMIELINSSYVIASVWFIGCINFKQMGLYYSTFIFVFILSQLKSFGQLVGVGVTVILSQAVVLSPFISDPKQALQILYRVFPFNRGLFEDKVANFWCTTNVLVKYREIVAPQTLSKMALITTVLSILPMNILLFIKLRKTKNVIPGLIYGFAGNSLAFYLFSFQVHEKSILIPLVPSTLLLLVDPSLIDIVQWINNVGTFSLYPLLKKDDLVLQYFVSNFLINWLIGRKLLMKSRSMVWDLIIKGSYLSLVVYHIIDYTSDPPARYPDLWVILNISISFAAFALFWLWLNFRIYKLKV; encoded by the coding sequence ATGGCAAAGACTAAGAAGAAGGCCAAGGGCTCCGGTAGCCAGTCCAGCACTCATCACCACCATCAAGATTCGTCTACTTCACATTCCATCTTTAAAAACTCACCCGTTCATGACCTTTTGCACAACTTTGAAAAGGCTCCAGACCAATGGGCTGCCAGATACGTGTTGGTTATGACAGCCATATTGCTCCGTGCCGCTATAGGACTCGGTGGCTATTCCGGAAAGGCCACTCCGCCGATGTTTGGAGATTTTGAAGCTCAAAGACACTGGATGGAGTTGACGAttcatcttccaatttCACAGTGGTACTGGTTTGACTTACAATACTGGGGTTTGGACTATCCGCCTTTGACAGCTTACCATCTGTATATAATCGGGAAGATAGGGAGCTTCATCAATCCTGACTGGTTTCTGTTGAATGCTTCACGTGGAATAGAAGGAAGCgacatcaagttcttcatgAGATTCATGAGTTTGGTCAGCGAACTCGTTCTCTACATCCCAGCAGTTTTAACGTTAGCCAATTTGATGGGtaagaagttcaacttgagcCGAATGGACCAGATCATTATCTCGTTATTGACAATTAACCAGGCCCATCTTGTGTTGATAGATCATGGTCATTTCCAGTTCAACTCGGTGATGTTgggtttcttcatctacgCCATGATAGAGCTTATAAATTCGAGCTATGTTATCGCCAGTGTATGGTTCATTGGTTGCATCAACTTTAAGCAGATGGGCTTGTACTACTCGACATTTATTTTCGTGTTCATCCTAAGCCAACTCAAGAGCTTTGGCCAACTTGTAGGAGTAGGTGTAACTGTGATTCTTTCACAAGCTGTCGTATTATCACCATTCATCTCTGACCCTAAACAAGCACTCCAGATCCTTTACAGAGTGTTTCCCTTTAACAGGGGCTTGTTTGAAGACAAGGTCGCCAACTTCTGGTGTACCACCAATGTCCTAGTCAAGTACAGAGAGATCGTAGCTCCCCAGACATTGTCCAAAATGGCCCTCATTACAACTGTGCTATCGATTTTGCCAAtgaacatcttgttgttcatcaagttgagaaagacCAAAAACGTTATTCCTGGCTTGATCTACGGATTCGCCGGCAATTCGTTAGCATTCTACTTATTTTCGTTCCAAGTTCACGAAAAGAGTATCTTGATTCCATTGGTTCCATCTACGTTGTTGCTACTTGTCGATCCTTCGCTCATAGACATCGTGCAATGGATCAACAACGTCGGGACGTTCAGTCTCTATccgttgttgaagaaggacgaCTTGGTTCTACAGTACTTTGtcagcaacttcttgatcaactggTTGATTGGCCGCAAGTTGCTTATGAAGAGTAGAAGTATGGTGTGGGACTTGATTATCAAGGGCAGTTACTTGCTGTTAGTCGTATATCATATCATCGACTATACTTCAGATCCGCCCGCACGTTATCCCGATTTGTGGGTGATTCTTAACATCAGCATTTCATTCGCAGCCTTTGCCTTGTTCTGGTTGTGGTTGAACTTCCGCAtctacaagttgaaggtCTAG